From a single Vampirovibrio chlorellavorus genomic region:
- a CDS encoding ABC transporter permease: MNKFLRWIPGLIGRSLAQNKLRTLLTILGIALGVAILLAINLANEMALSNFKTSINRVSGSNNLTIYPTQSDVLDETLLNQLGWIWLVPGKAFSHFSPGIEQTALWADTQTVSDPANPPPVIRALGVDMLSNLQADDADSMKLSASSGNSFDILKPYHAYVGEVLARQRQLKPGSHFDLYLNDGITRFTVAGILSRGELGDAYGGQIMVMDLSTAQQAFGLRGLIHKIDIRVPEESVAAVQDKLKAQLPQGVTVQRPAQKGEQVEKMVRSYQYNLTTLSFIALLVGVFLIYNTMSITIIRRRSEIGTLRAIGFSRRHIFGLFVTEALLIGLLGTLLGLGFGVFLSQFAIKAIATTVAALYTGQVLDQFSINPWLIVQAFGFGIIMTLLGALAPVLEATTVAPAEASRRATYESKIFESSGKLSIVGTLFLMGAVISALQPPINGLPVFGFMAALGTILGTALWLPLLLKGSLSALLPVLKRALGIEARLGGLILRGALGRTAVSVASLMIGIAMMVSLAVMISSFRQTVITWVEQTLKADLWIEPVSKFDSKQSGRIQPSAVAVIQAIPGVAAVDDFYEFPIQYHGNPTNLGVGQFQVLARHGNLQFLDNEAPQAVLKRVMAEPSVIVTEAFSTRNKVGKNSLIELATPTGLRKFRVQGVYYDYSSDLGYIVMPRQWYARFYQDNRISNLAVYLNPDTDPEAVRQAIHAKLQGKSRLEIRSNQELRENVLRIFDRTFAITYALHVIAIAVALLAVMNALFALVLEARREFGLLKYLGATNAQIGKIVMVKAGLLGFFGNTSGLAVGLALSFLLIEVINKQSFGWTIRFELPWFFLLQSFGLVMITAIVSGIIPARIAAQTPAPQVIKTE, encoded by the coding sequence ATGAATAAATTTCTGCGCTGGATTCCGGGGCTGATTGGTCGCTCCCTGGCCCAAAACAAGCTGAGAACCCTACTGACCATTCTGGGGATCGCCCTGGGGGTGGCCATTCTGCTGGCCATCAATCTGGCCAACGAAATGGCCCTGAGCAACTTTAAAACCAGCATCAACCGGGTCAGCGGCTCCAATAACCTGACCATTTACCCCACCCAAAGCGATGTACTGGATGAAACCCTGCTGAATCAGTTGGGCTGGATCTGGCTGGTTCCGGGAAAAGCGTTCAGCCACTTCAGCCCCGGCATTGAGCAAACCGCCTTGTGGGCCGATACCCAAACCGTCAGCGACCCGGCCAACCCGCCCCCGGTGATTCGGGCGTTGGGGGTGGACATGCTCTCCAACCTGCAAGCGGACGATGCGGACAGTATGAAGTTGAGCGCCTCCTCCGGCAATAGTTTTGACATTTTAAAGCCCTATCACGCATACGTGGGGGAAGTACTGGCCCGACAGCGCCAACTCAAGCCGGGCAGTCACTTTGATTTATATCTCAACGATGGTATCACCCGCTTTACGGTGGCCGGTATCCTCTCCCGAGGGGAGCTGGGCGACGCCTACGGCGGACAGATCATGGTTATGGATCTTTCCACAGCCCAGCAGGCCTTTGGACTACGGGGCCTGATTCATAAAATTGACATCCGGGTGCCGGAAGAGAGCGTGGCCGCTGTTCAGGACAAGCTGAAAGCGCAACTACCCCAGGGAGTCACTGTACAACGGCCCGCCCAAAAAGGGGAGCAGGTGGAAAAAATGGTGCGCTCCTACCAGTACAACCTGACCACCCTCAGCTTTATCGCCCTGCTGGTGGGGGTATTCCTCATCTACAACACCATGTCCATCACCATCATCCGGCGACGCTCTGAAATTGGCACCCTGCGGGCCATTGGCTTTTCCAGGCGGCACATTTTCGGGTTGTTTGTGACCGAAGCCTTACTGATTGGCCTGCTCGGAACTCTATTGGGCCTTGGATTCGGGGTGTTTTTATCCCAGTTTGCCATCAAGGCCATTGCCACCACCGTGGCCGCCCTGTATACCGGGCAGGTGCTGGATCAGTTTTCGATCAATCCCTGGTTAATTGTGCAGGCCTTCGGATTTGGCATCATTATGACCCTGCTGGGAGCCTTAGCCCCGGTGCTGGAGGCCACCACGGTCGCCCCGGCGGAAGCCAGCCGACGGGCCACCTATGAGTCCAAAATCTTTGAGTCTTCCGGCAAATTGAGCATTGTAGGCACCCTGTTTTTGATGGGAGCGGTGATCAGCGCCTTGCAACCGCCGATCAATGGGCTACCGGTGTTTGGCTTTATGGCCGCTCTGGGCACCATTTTGGGCACGGCCCTGTGGTTACCGCTCTTGCTGAAAGGCTCACTGAGCGCTTTATTACCCGTGCTGAAACGCGCCTTGGGCATTGAAGCCCGACTGGGCGGCCTGATCCTGCGGGGAGCGCTGGGCCGTACCGCCGTTTCCGTGGCCAGCCTGATGATAGGCATTGCCATGATGGTCAGTCTGGCGGTGATGATCAGCAGCTTCCGGCAAACGGTCATCACCTGGGTGGAACAGACCCTGAAAGCCGATTTGTGGATCGAGCCCGTTTCCAAATTCGACAGCAAGCAAAGCGGTCGCATCCAACCGTCTGCGGTGGCGGTTATTCAGGCCATTCCGGGGGTGGCCGCCGTGGATGATTTTTATGAGTTTCCCATTCAATACCACGGCAATCCCACCAACCTGGGGGTGGGCCAATTTCAGGTTTTGGCCCGACACGGGAATTTACAATTTTTAGACAACGAAGCGCCTCAGGCTGTCTTGAAGCGGGTCATGGCCGAGCCCTCCGTGATTGTCACCGAGGCCTTTTCCACCCGCAACAAAGTAGGCAAAAACAGCCTGATTGAACTGGCCACCCCCACCGGCCTTCGGAAATTCCGGGTGCAAGGGGTTTATTACGATTATTCCAGCGATTTGGGCTACATTGTGATGCCTCGGCAGTGGTACGCCCGCTTTTACCAAGACAATCGCATCAGCAATCTGGCCGTCTACCTGAATCCGGATACCGACCCGGAAGCGGTTCGTCAGGCCATTCACGCCAAGCTGCAAGGCAAAAGCCGTCTGGAGATTCGCAGTAATCAGGAACTCCGGGAAAACGTCTTGCGCATTTTCGATCGCACCTTTGCCATTACGTACGCCTTGCATGTGATTGCCATTGCCGTGGCCTTGCTGGCGGTGATGAACGCCCTGTTCGCCCTGGTACTGGAAGCCCGCCGGGAATTTGGCCTGCTGAAATATCTGGGGGCCACCAACGCCCAGATCGGTAAAATTGTAATGGTCAAAGCGGGCCTGCTGGGCTTCTTTGGCAACACCAGCGGGCTGGCCGTTGGATTGGCCCTGTCGTTTTTGCTGATAGAAGTAATCAACAAGCAGTCCTTCGGGTGGACCATTCGCTTTGAACTGCCCTGGTTCTTCCTGCTGCAATCCTTTGGTCTGGTCATGATCACCGCCATTGTGTCCGGCATCATCCCGGCCCGGATTGCCGCCCAAACCCCTGCCCCCCAAGTGATTAAAACGGAGTAA
- a CDS encoding ABC transporter ATP-binding protein: MSATASSASPQPIIQVEQLKKEYGEHQVNALKGVSLSIRPGEFVALMGPSGCGKSTLLNILGTLDEPTSGQVLFHGKALFGKSEKALTEFRRKELGFIFQFFNLLSTLTVRENVSLPLDLEDRLPESERATKVNAILERMGMSHRADFFPATLSGGEMQRVAIARALVHQPTVILADEPTGNLDTENGTAILKLLREISDQENGPIILMATHSEEAAACAHRVIRMRDGQIRHE; encoded by the coding sequence ATGTCTGCCACCGCCTCGTCCGCCAGCCCTCAACCCATTATTCAAGTTGAACAACTCAAAAAAGAATACGGCGAACATCAGGTCAACGCCCTGAAAGGGGTCAGTCTGTCCATTCGGCCCGGTGAGTTTGTGGCCCTGATGGGCCCCAGCGGCTGCGGCAAAAGCACCTTACTCAATATTTTAGGCACTTTGGATGAACCCACCAGTGGGCAGGTGCTGTTTCACGGAAAAGCCCTGTTTGGTAAAAGCGAAAAAGCACTGACCGAGTTTCGGCGTAAGGAGCTAGGCTTTATTTTCCAGTTTTTTAACCTGCTTTCCACCCTCACCGTGCGAGAGAACGTCTCTTTACCGCTGGATTTAGAAGATCGCTTGCCCGAAAGCGAGCGGGCCACCAAAGTGAACGCCATTCTGGAGCGGATGGGCATGAGCCATCGGGCCGACTTTTTCCCGGCCACCCTATCTGGTGGAGAAATGCAGCGAGTGGCCATCGCCCGGGCCCTGGTGCATCAGCCCACCGTCATTTTGGCCGATGAACCCACCGGCAATCTGGATACGGAAAACGGCACCGCCATCCTAAAACTACTGCGAGAAATTTCCGATCAGGAAAACGGCCCCATCATCCTGATGGCAACCCACAGCGAGGAGGCCGCCGCTTGCGCCCATCGGGTCATTCGCATGCGGGACGGTCAGATTCGCCATGAATAA
- a CDS encoding peroxiredoxin, translating into MLNLLDPQPTLQVGQTAPDFELPDAEGQAVRLYDLLAKGWVVLFFYPKDNTPGCTAQACSFRNSYQEFRALGAQIFGISADSKESHQGFSQQQNLPYPLLSDSDGAVAKAFGVKKTLGLLPGRATFVIAPDRTVRLAYASQLNPESHQQKALEVLQNQKQA; encoded by the coding sequence ATGCTCAATCTTTTGGACCCCCAACCGACCTTGCAAGTTGGCCAAACCGCGCCCGACTTTGAGTTACCGGACGCTGAAGGCCAAGCGGTTCGTCTGTATGATTTGCTCGCCAAGGGCTGGGTGGTATTGTTTTTCTATCCCAAGGACAATACACCGGGCTGTACGGCCCAAGCCTGCTCCTTTCGCAACAGCTATCAGGAATTTCGCGCTTTAGGGGCGCAAATCTTTGGCATTAGCGCCGATTCCAAAGAGTCGCATCAAGGCTTTAGCCAGCAACAAAACCTCCCCTACCCCTTACTCAGCGATAGCGATGGTGCCGTAGCCAAAGCCTTCGGGGTGAAAAAAACACTGGGCCTGCTCCCGGGACGGGCCACATTTGTCATCGCTCCAGATCGCACCGTGCGACTGGCTTATGCCTCCCAATTAAACCCAGAATCCCATCAGCAAAAAGCACTGGAAGTTTTACAGAATCAAAAACAGGCCTAG
- a CDS encoding L-threonylcarbamoyladenylate synthase translates to MSPAPTQLIDSSQPELKSAAQCLKAGGLVAFPTETVYGLGADAENPEALAKLYAVKGRPTHHPVIVHVASAQQLAQWAVDIPEGAQVLAEAFWPGPLTLILKRSSRVPDAVTGGQDTVGIRVPDHPVALALLQTFGGGVAAPSANRFGRLSPTTAQHVQQDLGEDVDVILDGGPCQVGVESTIVAFREGRPVILRPGLITEDQIQQALQAASRGFEPQSGILANAPTSTVSRAPGTLASHYAPRTPLRLFSPSELPVPLADLQPQDRIGVLAVSEAVVLAFPAGSVEKWVEMPNKPEDYARLLYATLRDLDALGLSCIWVERVPADAPWAAVVDRLTRAAFVG, encoded by the coding sequence ATGTCCCCCGCACCGACTCAACTTATAGATAGTTCTCAGCCGGAACTGAAATCTGCCGCCCAATGCCTGAAAGCGGGTGGTCTGGTGGCTTTTCCCACGGAAACGGTGTATGGGCTGGGGGCGGATGCCGAGAATCCCGAGGCCTTGGCTAAGCTGTACGCCGTGAAAGGCCGACCCACCCATCATCCGGTCATTGTGCATGTGGCCAGCGCTCAGCAACTGGCTCAGTGGGCGGTGGACATTCCAGAAGGCGCACAGGTATTGGCAGAGGCCTTTTGGCCGGGCCCATTGACTCTGATATTAAAGCGTTCTTCCCGGGTGCCCGATGCGGTGACGGGGGGACAGGATACCGTGGGCATTCGGGTGCCGGATCATCCTGTGGCGCTGGCCCTGCTTCAAACGTTCGGGGGTGGGGTGGCCGCGCCCTCCGCCAATCGGTTTGGGCGATTGAGTCCCACCACGGCCCAGCACGTTCAACAGGATCTGGGCGAGGATGTGGATGTCATTCTGGATGGCGGCCCCTGTCAGGTGGGAGTGGAGTCCACTATTGTGGCCTTCCGGGAGGGACGGCCAGTGATTCTGCGGCCCGGTCTCATTACTGAAGATCAGATTCAGCAGGCTTTGCAGGCGGCGTCAAGGGGTTTTGAACCCCAGTCAGGGATTTTGGCAAACGCGCCAACGTCTACAGTCAGTCGAGCCCCGGGTACTTTGGCCAGTCATTATGCCCCCCGTACTCCCTTGCGGTTATTTAGTCCTTCTGAATTACCGGTGCCATTGGCGGATTTACAGCCTCAAGACCGGATTGGGGTTCTGGCCGTGTCAGAGGCGGTGGTTTTGGCCTTTCCCGCTGGCTCCGTGGAAAAATGGGTTGAAATGCCAAACAAGCCGGAAGATTACGCCCGTTTGCTATACGCCACCTTGCGGGATCTGGACGCTTTGGGGCTTTCCTGCATTTGGGTGGAGCGGGTGCCCGCGGATGCGCCGTGGGCGGCGGTGGTCGATCGGTTGACCCGGGCGGCCTTTGTGGGCTAA
- the nhaA gene encoding Na+/H+ antiporter NhaA, with amino-acid sequence MPTQVELTEIPMAGRLKQILFKPFHQFFQLQTSGGILLLVATLIALFWANSPWRDSYEGLWHLPVGLQVGSWRLVHSLHFWINDALMAVFFFVVGLEIKRELWVGELSSSKKAVLPFMAALGGMLLPALFYLAIVGSQPVPAGSSYLSGWGIPTVTDIAFALGILALLGDRVPLGLKVFLTALAIIDDLGAIVLIALFYSQGLQWEALGSVLLILGVLYALNRLQIRSALPYTLLGLALWWAILQSGLHTTLAGVLLAFAIPARSRLNPVDFYERGMVSLKRFQAADLDPQPVLMLTNQEHQASVQELELMCEAVQSPLQQLEHSLHPWVSYGILPLFALANAGVQMPSGGLGEALLHPVGLGVLAGLFLGKPLGIFALSWLAVRLKLAELPEGVNWPLIAGAGILGGIGFTMSLFIADLAFSTPDFVNGAKTGVLLASACAGLVGSLVLWKLLSATTEAEH; translated from the coding sequence TTGCCGACGCAAGTCGAGTTGACGGAGATTCCCATGGCTGGCCGACTCAAGCAAATTTTATTCAAGCCCTTTCATCAGTTTTTTCAGCTGCAAACCTCCGGCGGTATTTTGTTGCTGGTTGCTACCCTTATTGCCCTGTTTTGGGCCAATTCCCCCTGGCGAGACAGTTATGAAGGGCTCTGGCATTTGCCGGTAGGGCTGCAAGTGGGCTCCTGGCGTTTGGTTCACTCGCTCCATTTCTGGATTAATGATGCCTTGATGGCGGTCTTCTTCTTTGTGGTGGGTCTGGAAATCAAGCGGGAATTGTGGGTGGGAGAACTGTCTTCTTCCAAAAAAGCCGTGTTGCCCTTCATGGCAGCCTTGGGTGGTATGTTGCTCCCGGCTTTGTTTTATTTGGCAATTGTCGGGTCGCAACCGGTTCCAGCGGGGTCGTCCTATCTCTCGGGTTGGGGGATTCCCACGGTGACCGATATCGCTTTTGCCTTGGGCATTTTGGCTTTGTTGGGGGATCGCGTGCCTCTGGGCCTGAAGGTTTTTTTGACCGCCCTGGCCATTATCGATGACTTGGGCGCCATTGTGCTGATCGCCCTGTTTTATTCCCAAGGTTTGCAGTGGGAGGCGTTGGGCTCGGTTTTGTTGATACTGGGCGTGCTTTACGCTCTGAATCGCCTGCAAATCCGCTCCGCGCTACCCTATACCTTGTTAGGGCTGGCTTTGTGGTGGGCTATTTTGCAATCGGGCTTACATACCACGCTGGCTGGCGTTCTTTTGGCTTTTGCCATTCCGGCTCGTTCTCGTTTAAACCCGGTGGATTTCTACGAGCGAGGCATGGTCTCCCTGAAACGCTTTCAGGCGGCTGATCTGGATCCCCAACCCGTGCTGATGTTGACCAATCAGGAGCATCAAGCCAGTGTGCAGGAACTGGAGCTGATGTGTGAGGCGGTGCAATCGCCCCTGCAGCAACTGGAGCATAGTTTGCATCCGTGGGTCAGCTACGGCATTTTACCCTTGTTCGCCTTGGCCAACGCCGGTGTTCAAATGCCTTCAGGGGGGCTTGGAGAGGCTTTGCTGCATCCCGTTGGTCTGGGGGTACTGGCGGGCCTGTTTTTGGGTAAGCCGCTGGGTATCTTTGCCCTTTCCTGGCTGGCGGTTCGGTTAAAACTGGCGGAGTTGCCAGAAGGTGTGAACTGGCCCCTGATTGCCGGGGCGGGTATTTTGGGGGGCATTGGCTTTACCATGTCCCTGTTTATTGCGGATTTGGCTTTTTCCACGCCCGATTTTGTCAATGGTGCCAAAACCGGTGTGTTATTGGCCTCTGCTTGCGCCGGTCTGGTGGGGTCGTTGGTTTTGTGGAAGTTACTCTCCGCCACAACAGAAGCGGAACACTAG